A segment of the Meriones unguiculatus strain TT.TT164.6M chromosome 10, Bangor_MerUng_6.1, whole genome shotgun sequence genome:
ATTTCCTTCAGTCCAGATCTTCTCTCTCAACTCTACATACTGCTTAATCTGTATGTGTATAATCTGATTACCTCTTGGAGGGGGCGgggtttcaagacaggttttctctgtgtagctttggttgtcctgaactcgctttgtagagcaggctgtcctcgaactcataaagatccacctgaccctgccttcctgagtgctgggattataggcatgtgccaccatgcacagccTGAGTATCATTTTTAACTTGCCTTGGAGTAACCAAATGTGCAGTAGATATAACATATAAGATGGCTCTTCATTCTTCTAGGTCCCTACGTGCTTggaactgggctttgcttgtatTTTTTATCCAAAGAAATATATGTGATTACCGCAGAGACCTTCTCTACTATATCAGTAGTAGGGCTGATAGTCTATGTGATTAAGAAATATGGCGCCTCTATTGGAGAATTTATTGATAAACTTAATGAGGTAAGAATCTTAAACTTCTTCTCTACTTTAGACTAAAGCAGAAAAAACATCTCAGTTGTCTAATGTGGTTATTATATGGACATTAGAGGGAAAGGCACACCAATGAATGTAGTTACTATGGTTACAGTCATGTTGCAGTTAGTTAATGCTTTGAGGTAGAATTTAAGTCAACCAAACTCTTCAGATTTTCCTtagtctttttcttatttctaaaaACCAAAGTATATCTCATTCTAGCTGCTTTtaagttaataaaaagaaaactatatcTGTACAAtattatcaaagaatatttttttagaaCATGCTGAATTAACTAACATATACTATGTTGAGTATCAACTGGGATAAATTGAAACACAGTTACttctttataataataataataaataactatgCTTCCATTTGTGTTCATCTGCTTGATTGATTGATGATGTGTTGGGACCTGGTGAGGGCTCCCATGTAGCACAGGGTGATAGTAAGCTTCTATGAAGTCAAGGCTTACATTGAATTCCTGAATCCCTTGAtgtctgtctcccaagtgatagaattttattattttgaccTTTTGACCTTATTTTGACAAGATCACTATGTAGCCCTCTGACCTAGTGCTCAGTTTGTATACTAGGCAGACTTTGAAATTGTGGACGTTTTGCTTCTGACAGTTTTATATGTGTACTTTGATCACATTCATCTCTCATTACCCTCTTCTTCGCCTCCTCCCATTTCTACTGACTCTTTCTTCCCAACAAGTCTTTTTCTTACActcatgcttttgtttttgtgactCACTGAGTTTTATTGGTATTGTTTGCATATTGGGTGCTTGTTTACAGAAACATACCGGTGTGTATGAAGAAAAGTACTCTTCCTCAGCAACCATTAACTGCATGTGGTAAAGAGTAGGGCTTTCGAATTCCTCCTACATCCATGATTGAAACTTGATAGTTCAGTCTTGTACAAGTTAAATAACCACAGCTGCTCTGAGTTCATTAGTGCAGTGACTGTGATATGTCCAGAATATATAGCATTTGGCAGTGTTCCTCCATAACCATTAGATTAGATTCATTCTGCTTCCTctttgatgttccctgagccttagaggaGGTGATACAGATGTCACATTTAGGTCTGAGCACTCCACAGTCATGTATTCACTAGTTAATGAGTCTCATAATTACTACTCACTGAAAACAAGCTTCTCCGAGGAAGGCTAAGAGAAGCACAATCTGTGGGTAGAAAATAAATATGCAGAAAATGCTTTGACACTcttcatttagcaaaacaacaaaagtatgtTATATCCTCAATCAAGGAATTTGGACTGGATTTACAGAACCATGCATGAGTTCCTTCCTGTAGAGTAGATGTCAAAACCAATCAGAAAATAGTTGATGATGCCAGGCATGCTAGTACACGACGCCTGTgattcccaacactcagggaggcagaggcaggtgggccttgagttcgaggccaccctgttTGGTCATCAAAGCGAGTCCAGAATAGCCATAGCTACAgaaagaaccctgtctcaaagacgaaagagagagagagagagagagagagagagagagagagagagagagagagaaaagaaaagtcatTACACTGGAACGTATCTTGGCAGGTTGCTGTTAGAGGTTGAAGGGTTCAGATCAAGGGAAAAATTAATTGTTGATGATTTCTCTTCCTCTGCGTACCTAGCACCTTCAGGTATTGTGAAAACTAGccagcagaggaaaaaaaaaagtctatcttAGTTCAAGATAGATTTCTCTGTCTTGTAACTAAAGTGTGGTCATTTCAGCAGCAGGATCTTAACCATCTCATTCTGCTACTCAGTCAGGAGCAATGAAAGTAGACTGTATTGGGGCCCTTGGAGCCTCCTGACCAACAATTTAATATCTCAAACCtagtgctgggatttttttttttaaataacgtATGGCTTCTAGGAGCAATATTATCCACCTATGAGGGTAACCCTGCTCAAATTCTCATTATGGTTATTTACTTACCATACAGATCAGCAGGTTTTATGTACAGTATTTTTCACACATCCTCAGTTTAAGTTGACCTTCcttgatctttttcttttcaatggtATGTAACTCTTAGAGGTAATgcttttaaagatttgtgtgtttccctctgtgtgtgtcttcatgAGCATTTATGTAGACGATGGATAAAACTGTAGGAACATAAAATGAATTTTTGGTACTATTAGTGCTTCAGCTGacattgtaatataattacagaaaaaaattgctgaacTAGAAGAAGTAAAGCAGTTGACCATCAAACAAATTCAGGAAGCAATTGACATGGAGAAGGCACAGCAGGCACTGGTTCAGAAGCGCCATTACTTCTTTGACGCTCAGAGGGTAGGTTTCAGTAACTCCTAATATAGTTTAGTTATATGTGGGTGTGCTAAAaccaaaaagacaataaaatattAGTATCTGGGGATGTAGTTCAACTGTAGCTCACTTGCCTTCCATGTGCAAGAAAGCCCCAACACTATccaaaaaaataagaatattttgaGGAATGATTAAAATGGGCTTTATTTTATATAGAAAAGATTTGACTAGAATTTGGCAATTATAGTTCTGTAGATATTTTAgtgaaaatgtatatataaatgaaataaatatttacgATTGTTTAAAAGCAGTATAAATTGTAAAAGAACACAGTTTGAGtccatataaaagaaaaaaataagttaggactgttttgttgttattgttgttgttgctttttaataAAGTATGCACTGTCTAAGAAAACCAAAGGTGAAATACATTCTCTGCATTTCAGCATATTTGGATAAGAAAATCTTAATATTTGATGTTAGATAATCTGATCCTTACCATTCATTCAGAAAACCGAACTGAAAAGCAGTAGAGTTTGTAATCATACCCAGAGCTTAATTAGATTCTAAAATTAGAAGGATGTCagatattttatcattatttttttttgagccCACTATTTTATGCCAAATATTTAAAGGTAAGAGAGAAACttactctcaaaaaataaaatgaaggtaaGATGTCTTATTGAAATTTTATATTACATAAGCACACATACGGACCTAAagaggtagctcagcagttaagagcacttgttgctctttcagaaaacttgggttcagttcctggtacccacatagtggctcacagctccagttccagggaatcagatACCCTTTTCTGATTTCTACAGGCACTGGGCATGCGCATTACACAAGCACATAAATGCATGCAaactattcatttttaaaaaaatttaagagaaaCCTGCATGCAGTGAAAACATGCCGAGATAAAGTATCTGAAATACTAATACTAAGGATTTAGGCCACTGATTATCCATGAGGCCTCATTACGGCATGCATCACTCACTAGTTTTTCTGACCCGTTTCAAGTCCTATAGAGTTAGGCCTCTTGAAGACTAGGAATCTACAGTTTTTGTAATAGGATTCATTAAGCACATGAGTTCAGTTCTAAAATCTCAGAAAATGTTGAAGCTGAGCTGGGTATGATCATTCACACCTTTAGCCCACCACCCAGGAGGCTTAGGCAGAAGGATTGCTCTGAGCCATATACTTGTTAAGTTCTTATCTGGATAGTAAGGTGAGGtataaagaaaatcaacaagaaaaaaaatttatatcttcattgagttcctttttgtctacacagaaaaacacctcTCATCTCAAAGGGAATAAAAGAGTTTATTCAGTAGCTAAAtacagttccagggggtccagtgctctcttctggcatctgcaagcacacacatgcacacagtacacaAACATTCATGCAATCCAAAcactcaaacataaaaaaaaaaaaaacatattggtGGAAACATTAGGTCAGCAAGTTACAGCAAAGCAAGAAAATCTCTGTGTAGGCCTCAGATACATATAAACTGATGATTATTCTTAGCCTTTAGGTTGGTGAGTGAGCCTGTGTATTCCTAAGTATTTACCTAATAGTCACAAGAATATTGGGTCATAGGTAGAGTTGGATAATATCAATTTTAGGAGCTGAAATAGCCCAAGGTGGTTTGGGTCTAAATCTATAAAATCATGACTGAAGTTTTCATTGTTAATCAGCCTTGTAAATGTTTGATACTCTTTTGTGTCCCTCCCCCATGCCCTGAGAACTTCAGTTTATACTTTTATAGCCAGGTGTTAGAAGACTGTGGTGCTTAAGAAGACAGGAAACTAATAGTAAACACTGCAGGAATAAGGAATTACTGTTTTGTAGGACAGTTGGGAAATATGTCTGATGAAATATTTGAGCAGGGACCTGAAAGAAGTAATGGTCAAGTTATGCTGGTTCCTAAAGAAATAATGATTCAGCTGGAAGGGCCTTCATCCGAGAAGTTGTTTTCTGTAATCAAGGCAATCAGAATGCCAACATAGCTAAAGGTAGAATGGCTGAGTGAGAgaataaaaggaagaaggaagcgcATAGCCAAGGGCTGTAATATGTTAAGTCATTGGTGTTTCTTGGGAGGGCTTGACCTAAGGTGATTGAGAGAAAGTTGTTATAGGCAGAGGAGTGATATGGTTTCACTTACATTTTAAGGGATCACTCTGGCAACCTTGTTGCAGATAGCCATCAAAGAGCTTTGAAGGTTAGGTAAGAATAGATCCTTAAGAGTATGGGCTTTGTAGCCTGATTGCCTGTGTTCATATCTTAGCTTCACAGTTTATCTACCTGTTTCTCTCTATAAAATAGATACACTTGTACCCTATGATGTATTTATAAAAGTTGACTTAATTGGCACAAGTACAAGAATGTATAGATCATAGCAAATATGAGCTACCATTCAAACATAAGATAGATATCATGCACACACAGCACTATTTCTAATAGAAAAGATTGGAAACAGCCTAACCCTATTAGCAGAACTTGGATAAGTGATCCTGGAACCCTTAAAACAGTATTGGACTCCGGCGTGCGTTAAAATTGAGGTGTATGGTATATAGCATAAGGATATATAAGCATGTTTGTACACTTAACATCTGTTGTGTTAAATATTTGTGGGGAAGAatataagaaaagagaaaaatggtagCCTATACCAATGGTTTATTTGCCACATGGTGTTTTACTACCTGCATATTAAAGGAATTTCACATATGAGATATGGAGTATACTATCTGGCAAAGCTACCAAATCAGAAGTATCCTTTTGTATGTGCAAACAGTATTTCTTAATTAAGTGCAAACCatttcttaattttcattcaCCCCTCTCCCCCAGAATAACATTGCCCTGGCCTTGGAGGTCACTTATCGAGAACGGCTATATAGAGCATATAAGGAGGTAAAAAGTCGCCTGGACTATCACATTTCCATGCAGGACATGTTGCGTCGCAAGGAGCAAGAGCACATGATAAACTGGGTGGAAAAGCGTGTGGTGCAAAGCATTTCTGCACAGCAGGTACATGACCTTTTATAGCTTCTATGGTTGGACTGGTTCCCTGGcaatcatgtgctttttttttgtgtgtgtgtgtgtgtgtgtgtgtgtgtgtgtgtgtgtgtgtgtacgcgcgtgtgtgtgtgcgcgcgcgtgcgcgcacacataACACCCATGTAGAAGTCCGGATAACTTGTGGGAGGCAGTTCTTTTTCTCTATTATATGAGTCCCAGTGATTGCACTCAGGTTTTTAGGTTTGGAGGCTAGTGTTTTTCCTGTTTAGTTGCTTTTCTACTCCTTTGACAAGGCACCATGGCCAAgccaacttataaaagaaagatgtAATTTGTAATTTGTGACTTACAGTTCCAAAGGGTAGTTTAGTCCATGACTTCATGGCAGGGAACAAGCAAACAGACATGGCACTGAAGTAGCTAAGAACCTCTGATCCATAAGCATAAAACAGAAGAATACTGGGCCTGGCATGAGATAGAAACTTCAAAGCCCAGCCCAGTGAAAAaagtcatgcacataaaataaataaaataaaatgacttgataagatcaaaaactcaagtgacaacacatgctggagaggatgtggagaaaggggaaccctcctccattgctggtggggacgtaaacttgtacaaccactttggaaatcaatctggtgctttctcagacaattaggaatagtgcttcctcaagacccagctataccactcctaggcatatatccaaaaaatgctcaagtttacaacaaggacatttgttcaaccatgttcgtagcagctttatttgtaatagccagaagctggaaacaacccagatgtcctcatttgaagaatggatacagaaattgtggtacatttgcacaatggaatattactcagtgataaaaaacaaggaaatcatgaagtttgcatgcaaatggtgggaactagatcgtcctgagtaaggtatcccagaagcagaaagacacacatggtatatactcacttataagtggatattagacatatataggataatcatactaaaatctatacaccaaaagaagctaatcaagaaggaggaccctgggtaagataatcaatccacACTCAGATAAGCAAATGAAACAGACAGTGGAAGAGGGAAAAgcagagaataggacaggagcctaccacagagggcctctaaagactttacctagcagggtatcaaagcagatgctgagactcatagccaaactttgggcagagtgcagggaatcttatgaaagaagggggaggtagaaatacctggaggggacagggacaggagttccacaaggagaagggggaaaaaatctggacacagggctgttttttgagactgataatccaaccaaggaccattaatggagataacctagaacccatgtgcagatgtagtccatggtagcacaagtatccaaatgggttctgtagtattgggaacagggactgtctctgacatgaactcagtggctgactctttgatcacctctccctgaggagggagcagcctgacccggccacagagcaagacagtgcagctagtcctgatgagacctgatagattaggatcagatggaaggggaggagggcctcccctatcagtggactgggggaggggcatgggtggagaagaggaagacaggatgggatcaggagggggctacagttgggatacaaaatgaataaactgtaattaataaaaaaaaaaattaaagaacaaaatttttaaaaagaaaagcaaggtcTGTGAGAATTTGATGCATTGtaatatatttcttattttaaaaaattaaaacaacaggaAAGTATAAAAAAGAGACaattattttcattccttttttaatatttatttttatttaatagatatttttagtgtgcctgtgtgcatcatggaggccagaagcctCAAATCCTCTGCAGATGGAATTATATACCGCAGTGAGcaacctgatatgggtgctgagaaccaaacttgagtcctctggaagagtaggaaatgcccttgactgctgagccatctcctctctCCAACCTcaattatttcattattaatatttCTGTATTACTAGTGTTTGTTGGTTGGTCTTTTTCAAGGTGGTTTGATTACCCAAACAAACGTCAGCTAAAAGTGGTTAGAAGCATaatcagccctgagttttgtttttgttttgttttgttttttgtaggtTTTACTCTTAAAAGCTGTGGGCCAGGGGATTTTAGGATTTGCTTCTAAAACAAATTGTATCTTCCCTATGttctaaaattatttcacttGTAAATTTTTTAGGGAGCTTTCTATATTAAATAGTAATCTTGAAGATCTGGTCTAGTAGGAAATATCTTAGATTATGTCACCCTGCCATGTTCTTGAGATTCTAATtagatttttctttccttgtcaCAGGAAAAGGAGACCATTGCCAAGTGCATTCAGGATCTAAAGGTGCTCTCAAAGAAGGCTCAAGCTCAGCCAGTTATGTGAATGTATCTGTCTCATTCGAGATGGCCAGAGAGTTAACTTAAGTGGGAGCTAGTCTGTGTGAAGAACTCTTACAGTGTACCTTTCCTAAGAAATGATCAAGGTCCATTTAGTGGCTTAACCATATTGGCCAGTAAGGTATTTCTGATCCTTCCTCTGTATCTGGAGTTGTCTAGTGATCACTTTTGAATAAACGATTTGCAGCAACTTGCTGCCTGACTAAAATTACCAAGTGATAGTTTAAACTTGTAATTAGTTATACCATCTTATAATAAAATGACATTTGAAACAGAATTTATAAGGTTTGTCCTTTGAAATAGCACTTTAGTATATGAGTAAGAAATAtaagatttaaaatgtctttgacagctggagatgactcagtgggtaaaggcttaTGCCATGCATTTGTGAGAACCTGATTTCAAATGCCTACCATCTAACACTGGGTACAGTGGCAAGCGTCTGTGATCCCAGAAGGTTGTGGAGCTAGGATGATATACACAGCAGCAAACAACGGaggttgttttctgacctccgtACATGCACAAactcacatgtatgtacatgtgtgatgaaaatttttaaagatgtcATTGAACTAATATCTTGCTTATGGGATGTTCCAGGAGAGAGCACAGTACTAAACAAAGAACGACAAAAGAGTTCCAGTATTCAAAGGTTCAAcaggaatggaagagaaaaagtCAAATTGGGTCAAAAAGCAAGGTGGAGCACTTCATGTAAGAAATGTCCATAGTAAACAAAATTTTCAGGTTGAGTAAGAGAACTGAAGGTATGACTTAAGGTTCATAGTTCAGAGATCTTTTGCCAGTAATTTTTGTTGGAATCTAGAATAGAAAATAGATGAAAGAGTAGTTGAGACATTGAACCATGTAAGTTCCTGATGTTAAAGCAGGGATGATGGGCTTGGAGAGCAGGCTCAGTGATTAATGGCATATACTGATATTGTAGAAGACTCAAATTTGATTCCTGCCTCACACATTGGGCagtttacaaccacctgtaaactccAGATCCTGTTTATATAATGCCTCTGACTTCTATAGGCACCTGCACTC
Coding sequences within it:
- the Atp5pb gene encoding ATP synthase F(0) complex subunit B1, mitochondrial, whose protein sequence is MLSRVVLSAAATAAPCLKNAAALGPGILQATRVFHTGQPRLAPVPPLPEYGGKVRLGLIPEEFFQFLYPKTGVTGPYVLGTGLCLYFLSKEIYVITAETFSTISVVGLIVYVIKKYGASIGEFIDKLNEKKIAELEEVKQLTIKQIQEAIDMEKAQQALVQKRHYFFDAQRNNIALALEVTYRERLYRAYKEVKSRLDYHISMQDMLRRKEQEHMINWVEKRVVQSISAQQEKETIAKCIQDLKVLSKKAQAQPVM